The sequence ATGGTTACCGCTCATCGAATTCATCGCACTCCTGCCAATCGAGGCTGCTGCTGAGCAGCGACCGCCCGCCACGCCTCGCGCAAGGTGCTGAGACAGCGCAGAGATGCATCGAGCCTCTTCTCATTGTTCCTGGCATTGGCTTCAACAAGCTCCGCCAACATATAATCGTACAATCTCCGCAGTGACCTTGCGATCTCTCCACCTTGTTCGTAATCGAGTACGCTGTTCAGCTCTCCGATGATTGCGATAGCTCGCCCCAAATGCCGCGCCTTCTCCCGGACATTCTTGGCCTGGATCTCACGTCTGGCAATCTCAATCGATTGGATCGCGCCGTCGTATAACAATACGATCAACTGGACACCCGAAGACGTGACGACCTGAGTCTGTTCATACTGACGAGCGTACTGAGTGAGCATAAGTGGTTCCTTGCTCTTACTGTTGTTGCGACGAAGATTGTGATTGAAGGAAACTGCTTTGCCCCTGAAGCTGCCGTAAGAGTCCATCCAACGCAGCGAATTGCCGCCTGAGTCGCTCCTCGTAGCGACTCAGGCTATCCTCTTGTCGAACGATGTCGTTTCCAACTCTGGTGATTTCGCTCGTTAAGCCGTTTTTACGAAGCGTGAGAGCCCCGCCTGCGACATCATTCAACGCGTCCACCGCCGACACAAGAGACTGGGCCAGGCCGGTCACCGCTCCCTGATTTGAGAAGAGTGCCTTCACTGCGCTGTAATTTGTGCTCAAGGCGGTGCTCAGCTGTCCATCGTCGACTGTCAGAGTTCCATCCCGCTCGGTCTTAAACCCAATTTGTCCAACACTGCCATAGATAGTGGCACTACTGACAGAAGATGAGAGGGCGGTTCTGAGTTGAGCAATCACGGTTCTAGCTGAAGATTCGTTGAAAAAGACCCCTCCCTGCTTCGTCGTCACGTCGTAGGTAGTCCGTTCATTGATGAATTTGACTACCTCATTGTACGCCGTTGCCAAGGATTTGATATTCGTCTTGACGGCATTCAGGTCTTGAGACAAGCTCACCTGGACCGTCTCCGTTCCCGTCGTCTTGGTGAGCGTGAGAGCCAGTCCCGGGATTGCGTCGGAAATCGTATTCGAACTTCGTTGGATCGTCAGCGGACTGAGGGCCTGATCCCCGATCTGGATTTCCGCATTCTGCGCGGCGGACAGGGTATCGATTCCGCCGGTGCCGCTGCCGTTCAGAAGATCCAAATCTGTGCCGTCAGCCACAATGGTAATCGCCTGGTCGCTGCCCGTGTTATTCGACGAAAGGGCTAAGCGGTACGACGGCGCTGCCTCCGTTCCCGTGTTGATCAGCGAAGCCGTCACACCCGCCCCGAGATCATTAACCTGATCCCGTAAGTCTGTCAGGGTAGCCGTTGATCCCAAATTCACGGTTTGGTTCGCTCCAGACCCCACCTTGAAGGTGAAGGTAGCCGACCCTCCGCCGACGATGTCCGCGGTCTCGGATGAGACGGCTTTTGCTCCCTTACTCACGATCTGATGGGATTGTGCAAGTTGAACGACCCGGATACTGTAGGTTCCCGATGTCCCTGATGAAGAGGCCGAGGCGGAGAGTACCGTCGAGTCCGTCACCGACACTGCCGTTTTATCAAACGAGGTCGGTAGCCTGAGTGCCTGGGCGGCACTCTGTAATGCGGCGACCTTGGTGCTCACGGTAGTCAAATCGGTGAACTTGGTATTGAGATCCGTCTTTTTCTTGGTCAGTCGATCAACCGGTAGCTGTGCAACCTTTACCAATTGATCAACAACTTGCCCAAAATCAAGCCCGTTCCCAAGTCCCCCAAAACTTATGGTCGGCATGTCACGTCCTTGTGCCCCAGATTAGACATGTTCCCCGAGGAGCAACCCTTTCGGTCCCGACAGGTTCTTGGCCAGATCGATCACTTCCTGAGGAGGAATCTGCCGAATGACCTCTCCAGATTCCCCATTGAGGATTTTCACGACGACCCGCTTGAGATCGGGATCAACCTCGATCTGCAAGCGTGACCCTGACTGCTGGAAGCTTTCCCTTACCTTGCTCACAGCGTGCTCAAGCGCTACCCGATCCGCCGGAGATGTGAACGTGAAATCAGAGCCACGAGGATGCTCCGACAGGCGCTCATGCCTCGATGGGGTATCAAGCTGACTGCTGCGGCTGGCAGTGTCGGGGAGATTCACCTTCGAAGTGACATTGGTGATCATAATGCCTCCCTGTAATCACCCCTGTTCACCGGAACCCTCTCCTATTCAGAAGAGGGCCGGTGGACAGAAGTGCTGCCGTTATCCTCTGAGTAAGGTCAGCGCTTGTTGCGGGAGCGTGTTGGCTTGTGCCAACGTTGCAATACCCGCCTGCACCAAGATCTGGTTCCTGGTGAATATAGAGGTCTCAAGTGCGATGTCCGCGTCGCGGATCCGCGATTCTGCAGCCGTGAGGTTCTCACTCGTGATCTGCAGATTGGCAATCGTCGCCTCGAACCGATTCTGAATCGACCCATATTCGGCTCTTGCGCTCGCAACCGCGCTGATTGCGCTATCGATGTTTGCCAGCGCACTCGCTGCATTGGCAGAGGTTGAGACGTTCACACTGGAAAGCCCTAACGACGAGGTGGTGATATCGTTCAGGGACAGATCGAGCGTGTTCCCAGAGCCGCTGCGGAACCCGATAGCAATGGAGAAGCTGATCGTGCTGCCGCTGGTGAGCGCCTGACCGTTGAATTCCGTCACCTGAGCGATCCGATCGATTTCCGAACGCAGTGCGACGAATTCTTGATCAATGTAGGACCGTTCTGTGTTACCTACCGTGCCGCTCGCCGACTGTGACGACAGCTCACGAAGCCGAGCCAGCAGCGAGCCGATGGTCGCGGCCGCGCCGTCGGCGATCTGCGTGAGGCTGATGCCGTCCGAGGCATTTCGAGTCGCCTGGTTGATACTGCGAATCTGAGCCCGCAAGGACTCGGACAAACCGAGACCCGCCGCATCATCCGCAGCTCGTGTCACCCGAAGGCCGGATGACAACCGTTCCACTGAACGGTTCAAGCTCAGGGTGTTAATCGAAAGGTTCCGCTGCGCCGCGATTGACGCGGGGTTGTTATTAACGATAAGAGCCATTTGCTCTTCCTCCTTAAAACGAGAACATCATCCGTTGCTGTGCTTCCGACATCCGTGCAGAAGCCGTATTCCCTTACGCCTACTCGTGGCGTGCTTGTCTTATCGGCCAATCCCAAGGGGACTTGAGTCTCTGGACCAACCGCCAGAGAACGGAATAACCGTTCCGCAATGGGTTAGAACGAATACGGTGCGTTTGAGAGAGAAAGCCTCGGCAGGATTTCATATTCCAGCAAATCGGCCATACGGACCATATCGCTGAGGTGTCGCGCGTCGAGAAACTCCTCGATCCATCCCACGATAGCTTTGACATCTGAATCAGCCGCTGGCTCAGCCGCTTTGTTTCCAATCAATTCCAGTAGATCGGCCACCTTCCCCAGCCATCGATCCAGCACTGACAGATCCGGCTTCCCCAGTCGGAACTGACTCACCAACGAGTGTCCTTCCTGGACGACGAGCTCACGGTATCGCTCAATCGTTCCGCGGGCGGCATGGATGATCTCCGCCTGTGTCAACGACGTTGCGACAAGATTGCTGAACTTGGCCGAAGGCTCTTGGAGTAGTCTCGGGTCGATATCGCGGTCTGTGATCTGACGTCGATCGAGCATCATGGTCGTCACAACGCGACCTTTCGCATGGGCCCGCTCGCTTAGCTCAGTAAAGACGTCTCCCAATGAGGCATCGGTCGCAGCCGGCCATTGATCAGTGTCTAATTGGATGTGCATGATAGGTCTCCTTATCCAAGCATTGATTCATACGACTCGCTGTGCCAAACCCACCTGGCGCATGTTTGACTCGGAATCAGACGTGAGACAGACAGTGTTTGCATACGCACCGAACAGACGTCGTTGAACGTCCAAAACTCGTGACAAATATGTTCGATAGGCACCAGCGTGATGACGCGCAAGCCGGTCCAACCCTTTGACGTTGTCACTTTGGAGGTGTCGCAGAAACGCAGCCGTGATGGGCGCCGTTGCGGCACTGTTCATGCCGATGAGATGGAGCCGTTCTTTTTCCACGCCCTGTTCCTGCTGAAGCCGTTTCATTTGACAAAGACTGCGAGGCCCTTGACCGGCAAGACGAACGATCTCATCGGCTCTTCGACAAGCCGCTTCCAGAAGAGGGATCAGGCGTTGAATGGATTCCCTTGCCTGTCTTGCGTCGGGCGGAGGCCCGTCCGGTGCGGGAAGCTTGCTGCATATCCCGGTATGGGTTTCATACCAATACCGGCGCCAGAATCCGGCATACCAGGCAGTCACAGAAGACTCCGTTCCCACCGTCAATCGGAAGGTACCCAATCCGTCCTCATCTACATCAGACCTATACAGGCGCGCTCCTGAAGCTTGTGATGGAGATGGCGCGCCCTTCAGCACATGGAGCAGCAAATCCGCCACAAGGTCAGGAGAAATCCGATCTTTGCACGCATGGTGAGGACAGACTTGATCGAACCCGCAGGGAGCACAGTCAAGTTCCGGCTGAATCACCCAATGGCCTGCCCCATAGGGTCCGGTTTCCTGAAAATCCACATGTCCAACAGAAAGGTCGATCACCGAGGTTCCCGCCGCAACGCCGATATGCATGGGGCCTGTATCGTTGGTCAACAAGCTACGGCATTCCGCCAATAGAGCAGCAAGCTGGCTCAAGGTCGTGCGGCCTGCTAGGTTCTTAACCGAATTCCGCCCGCCCGCCTCTCGATAGACCCGCATCACTTCGGCGATCGTGGTCTCCTCCTCCGAACTGCCGATGAAGACGAGACCGCCGTGCCATTGTTGACTGAGTCTCGCCAGCGACAACCCGAACAGATGAGGACGCCAGGCCTTCATGACGTCACTGGCGCCGGCTTGGACGGCAACCCACTGAGACGATCCTGCCAGTGTTTGCCTGGCCCATGCCCGAGCTTCGTCGGGAATCGTGATGTGCAATGGTGTAAACGACCCAGGGCCGCTTCCACCCAACGCGTAGACATCTACAAGGTTGAATCGATTGAACCGGCGAAATTGGTGAAAGTCACAAAAATACGCCATCCATGGATTATCGACGACCATTCCGCCGTCCCATGCACTTCGGGCGCCACGAATCTCCCGAGCTCCGATCGCACTCGCCAAGAGCGCACTCGGCCGACTGAAGGTCAAATTGATGACACGATCATATCGACGTTCGGTCAGCGGCTTCACCCAGACATTTACGTCTTGGTAGAGCGAGATCACATCTTTCACCGCCGCGCGACTCTCATCGATCAGAGCGTGAAAATCGAAGGGGATCACGTGGCGCAATCCCTTTAACAACGCGGCGATCGGAGCAAACCGGCGATCCACGACCAGATCCACAGCAGCTCCCGGCCATTCTTCTTGAAGTCTGTTCAATAACGCTCCCATTTGAATGAGATCGCCCATCCGGGTAATATTCAAAATTAATACTTGCTTCATTTCTCTAAGATTCTGATTTCAAGTTTCATTGGTTCTGAGCTGATTCTCTTTAACTAGAAACATGAAACTATCAACCTAAAACTCGACGTTTCACGCTTCACGAAATACACGTCATACGAGGTCTCTCGTTTCGGCTCGATAGCTGTCCAACATCAGAACCAACAACTCTTCTCGACTCAGCTCCCGCCCTGATGCCCGCGCTCGGATGTCCACAGCAAGGTCTTTGAGTTCAACTCGCTGACCTGAGGGAAATCGACTCAGCAATGGTCCGAGTTCGGTCGCTGAGTCTGTCCGCTGCCTGAGCTCGGCCGCAGACCGCTCTCCCCGCAAGATCGAACCAATCCTATCCGGCTGTTGCATCCCAACGGCGGCCAGCAGGTCCTGCATCCTGTGTCGATAGGTATGCTCCCGCAGAACTCGCCGGCGAGCCGACTCGGCATGGACGCATCGACCATCGGAATCGTTGAGCCATGTCTGAATCAACGACGGCACATCGTCAGGGCTTCGAAAACGCACCATTTCATCCGGAGAAAAGAGTTCGGGAAGCAGCGTTCTTTCATCGACAAGTTGGAAGGCCCCGCATGCGGCTAGTTCAAAGGTGCGAGGGTTGACGAAATCCGGATGAGCGTCCAATCTCGTGCCGGAAGAGGAATGGAGATTCAGATTGACCGCTGTCCCATTGAAGACCTTGACACAGGCATCTGTATCAATACGGGCTCCGTTCCGTTGGAGAACGCTTGAGAGATCCGTCGCACCATCCCATTCGTTCCCCCACAACTTGAATGTCCATTCCTTAGATAGCCACCGAGGCAAGAGGCGACGTCGATTGTCATACCCCGCTCCGACAAATGAGACGTCGGCTCCGTATTCCTTTTGCTCATCGGCCGTCAGCGTCACAGAATGATGAACAGCTGGGTCCGCCGCCATGGGGAGATAGTGAACCTGCGTAGCACCCGCCCGCTTCAACGCCTCAATGCATTCTGCCTGTTGAATCACGAACCAATAATCGTATCCCCCGGCCAGTTGTCGCCAGTAGGTGAGATGTCGGTAGTTTTCCACGAACCACATCGCCGTCGTAAATTTCTTCTTGCGGAGATGTTGCAACACCGCCAGTGTCAACGGCGCTTGCGCGATGGCCAGAACCAGATCGGGGGGATCCTCGGCGATCTTGGCGATCGTACTGAAACTCAGTACATCGGCAAAGCGGCTCTGCACCGTCAGCCGATACCGTTCCTCCCGAAATGATCCAAAGGCCTCATAACTACCGTGATGAACGCTGTGGTCGATCCAGGTGACCCGATGCCCCAGCTCATCCAATGCTCGGACGACATAACGGGCGATCGGGAGTGACCCTCCATAGATTGGGCCGACTACTGCAATGTGCAGTTGTCCCCCTGCTTTTCCAGCTACGATTCGGCGCAAGCTCGCCTCAAGCCGTTGGTGTTCCTCGCCATGGAGTCTCGCCGCCGGCCCATAAGTAAAGAATCGAAGGGGTGCCGATTGTGAGGCCAACTGTTCAGCCATTTCGTTTGGTGTGCCCGTAATCCACTGAATCGTGTCGATCCACGATTCAAGCGGCCTGACCCCCATGGCATCCTTCAAGACCGACACATCGGGCACGACGACTGCCAGCCGAGACTCAGGCGGCTTGATCCGCACCAATGCCTCCACGTGATAGAGCAATCCGACTCCAAGCACGACACCCAGTTCTCCTGTCTTCCATTCACCGAGTTGTTGCTCGGCCCAAGATCTGGCTTCTTTACACGGATCGTATGCGCTGTGAATCCATTGTCCTCCCTGTTTAGCTGAGGGAGCCCCTTCACGCGACGATGCCATCGTGAGCATACCCCCACAGCTATCGTTTATTGCTGCAACAAGAGCCGGATGGCTATGCCGAAGCCTCTCCAAGTTCTGATTTAGGTACTCCACTAGATCCTCTCACGACACCGAAGACGGTTGAAGCCGTCGCCAGACCCCTTCTCGCTGAAGCGGTTCAATCGGCTCCTGCCCTGCCTCGACATAGTACGCGCCCCAGTGATCTCGGTAGCTTTCCCACAGTGACCAGTCCGCGACAGTCACGTCGTAGTGGCCACGCAGTAGTGCGATCGTCTCAGTGATAGGCCATCGGCTCGGCTGCACCGCATCCATCCTCTCCATCTCTCCCCGTTCTGCTTGCCATACCCAGTGATTCAGTCCATACGGTCCCGTGTCATGAACGTGAGCTCGCGCAAAATACCACCCGATCACTCGCGTCCCCACTGCA is a genomic window of Candidatus Nitrospira kreftii containing:
- a CDS encoding hypothetical protein (conserved protein of unknown function), encoding MEYLNQNLERLRHSHPALVAAINDSCGGMLTMASSREGAPSAKQGGQWIHSAYDPCKEARSWAEQQLGEWKTGELGVVLGVGLLYHVEALVRIKPPESRLAVVVPDVSVLKDAMGVRPLESWIDTIQWITGTPNEMAEQLASQSAPLRFFTYGPAARLHGEEHQRLEASLRRIVAGKAGGQLHIAVVGPIYGGSLPIARYVVRALDELGHRVTWIDHSVHHGSYEAFGSFREERYRLTVQSRFADVLSFSTIAKIAEDPPDLVLAIAQAPLTLAVLQHLRKKKFTTAMWFVENYRHLTYWRQLAGGYDYWFVIQQAECIEALKRAGATQVHYLPMAADPAVHHSVTLTADEQKEYGADVSFVGAGYDNRRRLLPRWLSKEWTFKLWGNEWDGATDLSSVLQRNGARIDTDACVKVFNGTAVNLNLHSSSGTRLDAHPDFVNPRTFELAACGAFQLVDERTLLPELFSPDEMVRFRSPDDVPSLIQTWLNDSDGRCVHAESARRRVLREHTYRHRMQDLLAAVGMQQPDRIGSILRGERSAAELRQRTDSATELGPLLSRFPSGQRVELKDLAVDIRARASGRELSREELLVLMLDSYRAETRDLV
- a CDS encoding Flagellar secretion chaperone FliS; translated protein: MLTQYARQYEQTQVVTSSGVQLIVLLYDGAIQSIEIARREIQAKNVREKARHLGRAIAIIGELNSVLDYEQGGEIARSLRRLYDYMLAELVEANARNNEKRLDASLRCLSTLREAWRAVAAQQQPRLAGVR
- a CDS encoding Flagellar protein FlaG gives rise to the protein MITNVTSKVNLPDTASRSSQLDTPSRHERLSEHPRGSDFTFTSPADRVALEHAVSKVRESFQQSGSRLQIEVDPDLKRVVVKILNGESGEVIRQIPPQEVIDLAKNLSGPKGLLLGEHV
- a CDS encoding Flagellar hook-associated protein 2, which gives rise to MPTISFGGLGNGLDFGQVVDQLVKVAQLPVDRLTKKKTDLNTKFTDLTTVSTKVAALQSAAQALRLPTSFDKTAVSVTDSTVLSASASSSGTSGTYSIRVVQLAQSHQIVSKGAKAVSSETADIVGGGSATFTFKVGSGANQTVNLGSTATLTDLRDQVNDLGAGVTASLINTGTEAAPSYRLALSSNNTGSDQAITIVADGTDLDLLNGSGTGGIDTLSAAQNAEIQIGDQALSPLTIQRSSNTISDAIPGLALTLTKTTGTETVQVSLSQDLNAVKTNIKSLATAYNEVVKFINERTTYDVTTKQGGVFFNESSARTVIAQLRTALSSSVSSATIYGSVGQIGFKTERDGTLTVDDGQLSTALSTNYSAVKALFSNQGAVTGLAQSLVSAVDALNDVAGGALTLRKNGLTSEITRVGNDIVRQEDSLSRYEERLRRQFAALDGLLRQLQGQSSFLQSQSSSQQQ
- a CDS encoding Flagellin — encoded protein: MALIVNNNPASIAAQRNLSINTLSLNRSVERLSSGLRVTRAADDAAGLGLSESLRAQIRSINQATRNASDGISLTQIADGAAATIGSLLARLRELSSQSASGTVGNTERSYIDQEFVALRSEIDRIAQVTEFNGQALTSGSTISFSIAIGFRSGSGNTLDLSLNDITTSSLGLSSVNVSTSANAASALANIDSAISAVASARAEYGSIQNRFEATIANLQITSENLTAAESRIRDADIALETSIFTRNQILVQAGIATLAQANTLPQQALTLLRG
- a CDS encoding hypothetical protein (conserved protein of unknown function); translated protein: MKQVLILNITRMGDLIQMGALLNRLQEEWPGAAVDLVVDRRFAPIAALLKGLRHVIPFDFHALIDESRAAVKDVISLYQDVNVWVKPLTERRYDRVINLTFSRPSALLASAIGAREIRGARSAWDGGMVVDNPWMAYFCDFHQFRRFNRFNLVDVYALGGSGPGSFTPLHITIPDEARAWARQTLAGSSQWVAVQAGASDVMKAWRPHLFGLSLARLSQQWHGGLVFIGSSEEETTIAEVMRVYREAGGRNSVKNLAGRTTLSQLAALLAECRSLLTNDTGPMHIGVAAGTSVIDLSVGHVDFQETGPYGAGHWVIQPELDCAPCGFDQVCPHHACKDRISPDLVADLLLHVLKGAPSPSQASGARLYRSDVDEDGLGTFRLTVGTESSVTAWYAGFWRRYWYETHTGICSKLPAPDGPPPDARQARESIQRLIPLLEAACRRADEIVRLAGQGPRSLCQMKRLQQEQGVEKERLHLIGMNSAATAPITAAFLRHLQSDNVKGLDRLARHHAGAYRTYLSRVLDVQRRLFGAYANTVCLTSDSESNMRQVGLAQRVV
- a CDS encoding hypothetical protein (conserved protein of unknown function); the protein is MHIQLDTDQWPAATDASLGDVFTELSERAHAKGRVVTTMMLDRRQITDRDIDPRLLQEPSAKFSNLVATSLTQAEIIHAARGTIERYRELVVQEGHSLVSQFRLGKPDLSVLDRWLGKVADLLELIGNKAAEPAADSDVKAIVGWIEEFLDARHLSDMVRMADLLEYEILPRLSLSNAPYSF